A single genomic interval of Flavihumibacter rivuli harbors:
- the lysA gene encoding diaminopimelate decarboxylase, translating into MAFITNETLLQLAKEYGTPLYVYNANQISEQYQKLQDAFKDCNARFFYACKALSNINILKYVEQMGASLDCVSINEVKLGLRAGFTPDRILFTPNCVDFAEIDEGKQLGVNLNIDNISILEQFGTKYGGSYPICIRFNPHIMGGGNYKISTGHIDSKFGISIHQMRHIERIVKTLGINVAGIHMHTGSDIKDVNVFLQGLEVMFELATHFPNLKFIDLGSGFKVPYQEGDVQTDIQLLGKKVTEAFREYAKETGKEIQVWFEPGKFLVSESGYFIVKANVIKQTTATVFVGVNSGFNHLIRPMFYDAYHRIKNISNPNGSERIYTVVGNICETDTFAWDRTLNEVREGDFLVFYNAGAYGFEMSSNFNSRLKPAEVMVVDGEAHLIRKRDVFEDLLKNQVEVL; encoded by the coding sequence ATGGCATTCATAACAAACGAAACCCTGCTACAACTGGCAAAAGAGTACGGCACTCCCTTGTATGTATACAACGCTAACCAGATCAGTGAACAATACCAGAAGCTCCAGGATGCTTTCAAGGATTGCAATGCACGGTTCTTTTACGCCTGCAAGGCACTTAGCAATATCAATATCCTGAAGTATGTTGAGCAGATGGGCGCTTCCCTCGATTGCGTAAGCATCAACGAAGTGAAACTCGGCCTGAGAGCCGGATTTACTCCTGATAGGATCCTGTTTACCCCGAATTGTGTTGATTTCGCTGAGATCGATGAAGGGAAGCAGCTTGGGGTTAACCTGAATATTGACAATATCTCTATCCTGGAGCAGTTCGGCACCAAGTATGGAGGATCTTACCCGATCTGTATCCGTTTCAATCCCCATATCATGGGCGGCGGCAACTACAAGATCTCCACCGGCCACATCGATAGCAAGTTCGGTATATCCATCCACCAGATGAGGCATATTGAGCGGATCGTAAAGACCCTGGGCATCAATGTTGCAGGCATCCACATGCATACCGGTAGTGATATCAAGGATGTAAATGTATTCCTGCAGGGGCTTGAAGTGATGTTCGAACTCGCAACCCATTTCCCTAACCTGAAGTTCATTGACCTCGGAAGCGGGTTTAAGGTGCCTTACCAGGAAGGGGATGTACAAACGGATATCCAGCTTCTGGGGAAGAAAGTGACCGAGGCCTTCCGTGAGTATGCGAAAGAAACAGGTAAAGAGATCCAGGTTTGGTTTGAACCCGGAAAGTTCCTGGTAAGTGAGAGTGGTTACTTCATCGTTAAGGCCAATGTGATCAAGCAAACAACCGCGACTGTATTTGTAGGAGTGAATAGCGGCTTCAATCACCTGATCAGGCCGATGTTCTACGATGCTTACCACAGGATCAAGAATATTTCCAATCCCAATGGCAGCGAACGCATTTATACAGTAGTAGGTAATATTTGTGAAACGGATACTTTCGCCTGGGACCGCACCTTGAATGAGGTACGTGAGGGCGATTTCCTGGTATTCTATAATGCAGGGGCTTATGGCTTTGAAATGTCATCCAACTTCAACTCCAGGTTAAAGCCTGCCGAGGTGATGGTGGTAGATGGTGAAGCCCACCTGATCAGGAAAAGGGATGTGTTTGAAGACCTGCTCAAGAACCAGGTTGAAGTATTATAA
- a CDS encoding C1 family peptidase: MPIRMVDDPQDQEEQHNNDDRGGGGGNFPVGPGGGGGGLFNLLPLLLGLFRGKGILVLLVVGGVLYFMMGRGGCNIGGLSQIAQLATGGFLDPRQFERASIYEPLADDNTKNPLPESANLQRYAPAVGNQGEQGSCVAWSSAYAARTIVEAARTGTDPNQTRFSPAFLYNQIGLEGCQGSYIIRAMEYMTKQGSVPYDQFPYTDRDCSRMPDRQLVDFANQYRMRGFNRLSLGDRNDAIDIRAIKENLAQGAPVVIGMMVGQSFMQDMMGKDIWVPTPQDKSMMGFGGHAMCVVGYDDRKYNGAFLIMNSWGPEWGNNGFAWVRYPEFKYFVREAYGLEPMQKVGAAASQPLIAEVGLVEVEYNGKQIVPKGYIALAKSAGNRFVTNAPVRVGSKFKMEVKNSTECYIYVFGKETDGTSYTLFPYPRQDDPTATKYSPFCGITGYRLFPKDKSMTPDSIGTRDMIAVVLSKEPLDWYGLNSAISKNPTADYAARLNNALGSTLLKDAGFQTTSKGTMAMSGNADPKQVMACIIEINKSK, translated from the coding sequence ATGCCTATCAGAATGGTTGATGATCCGCAGGATCAGGAAGAGCAACACAATAATGATGACCGCGGTGGTGGTGGCGGGAACTTTCCGGTTGGTCCCGGTGGGGGCGGTGGCGGTTTATTCAATCTCCTCCCATTGTTATTGGGCCTGTTCAGGGGAAAAGGTATCCTGGTGTTGCTGGTGGTAGGTGGTGTATTGTATTTCATGATGGGCAGGGGTGGGTGCAATATTGGAGGATTAAGCCAGATCGCCCAATTGGCCACTGGGGGATTCCTGGATCCACGCCAGTTTGAAAGGGCTTCCATTTATGAACCATTGGCTGATGATAATACGAAGAACCCCTTGCCGGAGAGTGCCAACCTGCAACGGTATGCACCGGCAGTTGGCAACCAGGGGGAGCAGGGCAGTTGCGTGGCCTGGAGTAGCGCCTACGCGGCACGGACCATTGTAGAAGCTGCCCGCACAGGAACAGACCCTAACCAGACCAGGTTCAGCCCGGCCTTTCTCTATAACCAGATCGGCCTTGAAGGTTGCCAGGGTTCCTATATCATCAGGGCCATGGAATATATGACCAAACAAGGCTCTGTTCCTTATGACCAATTCCCCTATACAGACCGGGATTGTTCCAGGATGCCTGATCGGCAATTGGTGGATTTCGCCAACCAGTACCGCATGCGTGGGTTTAATCGGTTGTCCCTTGGCGATAGGAACGATGCCATTGATATCCGTGCGATCAAGGAGAACCTGGCCCAGGGCGCACCTGTAGTGATAGGGATGATGGTAGGCCAAAGTTTCATGCAGGATATGATGGGTAAGGATATCTGGGTGCCTACCCCGCAGGATAAAAGTATGATGGGATTCGGCGGGCATGCCATGTGTGTGGTGGGCTATGACGACAGGAAATATAATGGTGCTTTCCTGATCATGAATAGCTGGGGACCTGAATGGGGAAATAATGGTTTTGCCTGGGTGCGGTATCCGGAATTCAAATATTTTGTCAGGGAGGCCTATGGCCTGGAACCTATGCAAAAGGTTGGGGCGGCTGCCAGCCAACCACTGATCGCAGAGGTAGGACTGGTGGAGGTTGAATACAATGGCAAGCAAATAGTTCCCAAGGGTTATATAGCATTGGCAAAGTCTGCAGGCAACCGGTTTGTAACAAATGCGCCTGTCAGGGTTGGCTCCAAATTCAAGATGGAGGTAAAGAACAGCACGGAATGCTATATATATGTTTTCGGCAAGGAAACAGATGGCACCAGTTATACCCTCTTTCCCTACCCGCGCCAGGATGACCCGACCGCTACAAAATACTCCCCATTTTGCGGGATCACCGGCTACAGGCTTTTTCCAAAGGACAAGAGCATGACCCCGGATAGTATTGGAACAAGGGATATGATCGCTGTGGTGTTGAGCAAGGAACCCCTGGACTGGTATGGCCTCAATTCCGCTATTAGTAAGAATCCCACTGCTGATTATGCTGCTCGCTTGAACAATGCATTGGGCAGTACCTTGTTAAAGGATGCGGGGTTTCAAACCACCTCTAAAGGAACCATGGCCATGAGTGGCAATGCCGATCCTAAACAGGTAATGGCATGTATAATTGAGATCAATAAATCAAAATGA
- a CDS encoding DUF4442 domain-containing protein encodes MTSNSNPQLNESAGQFLALINNPWKFRLFLFSKLPSAFFAGVRVRKAEPGYCEVVVPFKWFSQNPFRSTYFACLAMAAEMSTGVLAMAQTYKRNPAVSMLVVGLEAKYYKKATGLTIFICEDGKDIADIVSKAITSGEGQTITARSVGRNEKGELVAEFFITWSFKAK; translated from the coding sequence ATGACCAGTAATAGTAATCCCCAACTGAATGAAAGCGCAGGGCAATTCCTGGCCCTGATCAATAATCCCTGGAAATTCCGCTTATTCCTCTTCTCCAAATTGCCAAGTGCCTTTTTCGCAGGGGTGAGGGTTAGGAAAGCAGAACCGGGTTATTGTGAAGTGGTCGTGCCTTTTAAATGGTTTTCGCAGAACCCATTCAGGTCCACCTACTTTGCCTGTCTTGCCATGGCAGCTGAAATGAGTACAGGTGTTCTGGCAATGGCCCAGACTTATAAGCGCAATCCTGCCGTATCAATGTTGGTGGTGGGTCTTGAAGCAAAATATTACAAGAAGGCCACCGGCCTCACAATATTTATTTGCGAGGATGGGAAAGACATTGCTGATATAGTTTCAAAGGCCATCACTAGCGGTGAGGGACAAACGATAACGGCAAGGTCTGTAGGCAGGAATGAAAAAGGGGAATTGGTGGCCGAATTTTTTATTACCTGGTCATTCAAGGCTAAGTAG
- a CDS encoding MBL fold metallo-hydrolase, translated as MKIAFHGAARTVTGSKHLLTLKNGKKILLDCGMFQGMGKETDALNRYWGFDPSEVDVLVLSHAHIDHSGLVPKLVKDGFKGPIYCTPATKDLCGILLEDSAEIQEDDVKYINKKRAATGQPYLKPLYTVEDAKNCLGFFHAVDYDKWTRIMDDVELLYTDAGHIIGSAAVHLRVTEGGKTEQLTFSGDVGRYRDVILRSPATFPQADYIILESTYGNSLHELHTTTPDQLLEWIEKTCLKKRGKLIIPAFSVGRTQELLYALNQLEVERRLPDLDYFVDSPLSIQATELVKRYPNYFNSRIQKLLKTDSDPFKFNGLKYVKTVEESKLLNFRNEPCVIISASGMADAGRVKHHISNNIENSRNSILMVGYCEPNSLGARLMSGKKEVSIFGVEHEVHAEIGSIRSMSAHGDYEDLSQFLSCQEPSKVKKLFLVHGEYDVQIQFQQRLLNKGYLDVEVPERHYELGLS; from the coding sequence ATGAAAATTGCATTCCATGGGGCGGCAAGGACCGTAACGGGCTCCAAACATTTGTTGACGCTGAAGAACGGCAAGAAGATCCTCCTTGACTGTGGAATGTTCCAGGGAATGGGTAAGGAGACCGATGCCTTAAATAGGTATTGGGGGTTTGATCCATCGGAGGTTGATGTGCTGGTGTTGTCACATGCACATATTGACCATAGCGGACTGGTACCTAAACTGGTCAAGGACGGGTTCAAAGGGCCGATCTATTGCACTCCCGCTACCAAGGACCTCTGCGGCATTTTATTGGAGGATTCTGCCGAGATCCAGGAAGATGATGTGAAGTATATCAATAAGAAAAGGGCAGCTACGGGGCAACCATATCTTAAACCGCTCTATACGGTAGAGGATGCAAAGAATTGTCTTGGATTCTTTCATGCTGTTGATTATGATAAATGGACCAGGATAATGGATGACGTGGAGTTGCTTTATACAGATGCCGGTCATATCATTGGCAGTGCTGCTGTCCATTTGAGGGTAACAGAAGGTGGAAAGACTGAGCAGCTTACATTCAGTGGTGATGTAGGAAGGTACCGTGATGTGATCCTGCGGTCTCCTGCAACCTTTCCACAGGCAGATTATATCATCCTGGAGTCCACTTATGGCAATAGTCTCCATGAACTGCATACCACCACACCTGACCAATTGCTGGAGTGGATCGAGAAGACCTGCCTGAAGAAAAGGGGAAAGCTTATTATTCCCGCATTTAGCGTAGGAAGGACCCAAGAATTGCTTTATGCGTTAAATCAGCTTGAGGTAGAGCGGCGGTTGCCGGACCTTGATTATTTTGTGGACAGTCCCCTAAGTATTCAAGCAACTGAGTTGGTCAAAAGGTATCCCAATTATTTCAATAGCAGGATTCAGAAGTTATTGAAAACCGATAGTGATCCATTTAAGTTTAATGGCCTAAAGTATGTTAAGACAGTAGAGGAGTCTAAACTGTTGAATTTTCGCAATGAGCCTTGTGTCATTATTTCGGCAAGTGGAATGGCGGATGCTGGCAGGGTGAAACACCATATCAGTAATAATATTGAGAACAGCCGTAATTCAATATTAATGGTCGGCTATTGCGAACCTAATTCACTTGGGGCAAGGTTAATGTCCGGAAAGAAGGAAGTTTCCATTTTTGGTGTTGAACATGAAGTACATGCCGAGATTGGTTCTATCAGGAGCATGAGTGCCCATGGTGATTATGAGGACCTTAGCCAATTCCTTTCCTGCCAAGAACCTTCTAAGGTCAAAAAACTTTTCCTGGTGCATGGGGAATACGATGTGCAAATCCAGTTCCAGCAGCGCTTGCTGAATAAAGGCTACCTGGATGTGGAAGTGCCTGAAAGGCATTATGAATTGGGCCTGTCCTGA
- a CDS encoding trans-sulfuration enzyme family protein → MHPISKAIRTQVDRTNEMEHSQPMFLTSSFCFDNAEEMRAAFADESDDNIYSRFSNPNVQEFVDRMCALEGTEAGFATASGMSAVFASFMTFLKQGDHLLSCRSIFGSTHTVITKYLPKYGISHSYVDAGDVGSWEAAIQPNTRMIYIETPTNPALEVIDLEAVAALAKKHQLLLCVDNCFATPIAQRPIEFGADLIIHSATKWIDGQGRVLGGVVLGNKKLVHEVYLFCRSTGPSLSPFNAWLLSKSLETLEVRMDRHASNALYLAEKLEGHQQLNWVKYPHLPSHPHYAIARMQMTNGGGIVCFELKGGIDSGRKFLDALTMLSLTANLGDTRSIASHPASTTHAKLTDAERMAVGISAGLIRISVGLENRDDILADILQALDKC, encoded by the coding sequence ATGCACCCGATCAGCAAGGCCATCAGGACCCAGGTAGACCGCACGAATGAAATGGAACACTCACAACCCATGTTCCTGACCAGCAGTTTCTGTTTCGACAATGCGGAAGAGATGCGTGCGGCATTTGCAGACGAAAGTGATGACAATATCTACAGCAGGTTCAGCAACCCGAATGTACAGGAGTTCGTTGACCGGATGTGTGCATTGGAAGGAACAGAAGCCGGTTTCGCCACTGCATCCGGCATGAGCGCAGTATTTGCTTCATTCATGACCTTCCTCAAACAGGGAGACCACCTGCTTTCCTGCCGCAGCATATTTGGCAGTACGCATACGGTGATCACCAAATACCTTCCCAAGTATGGGATCAGCCATAGTTATGTTGATGCTGGTGACGTTGGAAGCTGGGAAGCGGCCATCCAGCCGAATACCCGGATGATCTATATCGAAACCCCAACCAATCCGGCCCTGGAAGTAATAGACCTCGAAGCCGTAGCGGCACTTGCCAAAAAACACCAGCTACTGCTCTGTGTAGACAATTGTTTTGCCACCCCTATTGCCCAACGCCCAATAGAATTTGGCGCCGACCTGATCATTCATTCCGCAACGAAGTGGATAGACGGTCAGGGTAGGGTACTCGGAGGAGTGGTGCTTGGTAATAAAAAACTGGTGCATGAAGTGTATCTTTTCTGCAGGAGCACCGGACCTTCATTATCTCCCTTCAACGCATGGCTGCTCAGTAAGAGCCTTGAAACCCTGGAAGTGCGAATGGACCGCCATGCCTCCAATGCTCTTTACCTGGCTGAAAAACTGGAAGGTCACCAACAACTCAACTGGGTAAAATACCCCCATCTCCCATCCCATCCTCATTATGCCATTGCCAGAATGCAAATGACAAATGGCGGGGGGATCGTCTGCTTTGAGTTGAAAGGGGGAATTGACAGTGGCAGGAAATTCCTGGACGCGCTTACCATGCTTTCGCTAACTGCTAACCTTGGGGATACCAGGAGCATAGCTTCCCACCCGGCAAGTACAACACATGCCAAACTTACCGATGCCGAAAGGATGGCAGTTGGCATCAGTGCCGGCCTCATAAGGATTTCCGTTGGTCTCGAGAACCGCGATGATATCCTGGCTGACATTTTACAAGCCCTCGATAAATGCTAA
- a CDS encoding OsmC family protein: MVKIDIIRTNGDFGFEAKDAAGHVFRMDTSPETGGENYGARPMQVLLMGLGGCSGIDVVSILKKQRQDIRHFSMHIEAERETGKEPALWKKAHIVFTLGGDIDEDKANRAAQLSMDKYCSVAETLRRAGCEISWEVRMTDAQ; this comes from the coding sequence ATGGTCAAGATAGATATCATAAGGACGAACGGCGATTTTGGCTTTGAAGCAAAAGATGCCGCAGGCCATGTTTTCAGGATGGATACCAGCCCAGAAACCGGTGGCGAGAACTACGGGGCCCGTCCCATGCAGGTGCTGTTGATGGGCCTGGGTGGCTGCAGCGGAATTGATGTAGTAAGTATTCTCAAGAAGCAGCGCCAGGATATCCGTCATTTCTCCATGCATATTGAGGCAGAAAGGGAAACCGGGAAGGAGCCCGCTTTATGGAAGAAGGCCCATATCGTTTTCACCCTTGGTGGAGATATTGATGAAGACAAAGCAAATAGGGCCGCCCAGCTGTCGATGGACAAATACTGCTCAGTCGCCGAAACCCTGAGAAGGGCAGGCTGTGAGATCAGTTGGGAAGTCAGGATGACTGATGCCCAATAG
- the metX gene encoding homoserine O-acetyltransferase MetX encodes MLQRFESDEPLMLENGGVLPRLEIAYHTYGQLNADASNVVWVCHALTANADAADWWNGFVGGNGAIDPGRHFIVCANILGSCYGSSGPLSVDPSSGSLYYSRFPMVTIRDMVNAHIRLRKHLGIDRIKLLMGGSMGGYQVLEWALMEPEVVETLFLIATSAAESAWGISIHEAQRLAIEADSTWRDSSPGAGSNGLKAARAIGMLTYRNYAIMCERQSDPDNSKVDGFKAASYIRYQGDKLVQRFNAQSYWILSRSMDSHNISRGRGATVEEVLSTIRQKTLVIGIASDLLCPPEEQRKMARGIPGANYVEIDSAFGHDGFLVEAAEISKILVAWMDGDPGDK; translated from the coding sequence ATGCTTCAACGATTTGAGTCTGATGAACCATTAATGCTGGAGAACGGCGGGGTTTTGCCTCGTTTGGAGATCGCCTATCACACCTATGGTCAATTGAATGCGGATGCTTCCAATGTGGTGTGGGTTTGTCATGCGCTCACTGCCAATGCTGATGCGGCAGATTGGTGGAATGGTTTTGTAGGAGGGAATGGTGCCATCGATCCGGGAAGGCATTTTATCGTTTGTGCCAATATCCTGGGTTCCTGCTATGGAAGTTCTGGGCCCCTTTCAGTGGATCCCTCCAGTGGTAGCTTGTATTACTCCAGGTTTCCCATGGTGACCATCAGGGATATGGTCAACGCGCATATTCGCCTCAGGAAACATTTGGGAATAGATCGCATTAAACTGTTGATGGGAGGAAGTATGGGAGGTTACCAGGTGCTGGAATGGGCGCTGATGGAACCTGAAGTGGTAGAAACCCTCTTCCTTATTGCCACCTCTGCTGCTGAAAGTGCATGGGGGATTTCCATTCATGAAGCACAACGCCTGGCCATTGAGGCCGACTCCACCTGGAGGGATAGTTCCCCCGGCGCTGGCAGCAATGGACTTAAGGCTGCGAGGGCCATTGGGATGTTAACCTACCGGAATTATGCCATCATGTGTGAGCGTCAATCAGACCCTGACAACAGTAAGGTCGATGGCTTTAAAGCTGCTTCTTATATAAGGTACCAGGGTGATAAACTTGTACAACGTTTCAATGCACAGTCGTATTGGATACTTTCCAGGAGTATGGATTCCCATAATATTTCAAGGGGTAGGGGGGCTACAGTTGAGGAGGTGCTGTCCACCATCAGGCAAAAAACATTGGTGATTGGCATTGCAAGTGACCTTCTTTGTCCGCCTGAGGAGCAACGGAAGATGGCCAGGGGTATTCCTGGTGCTAACTATGTTGAGATCGATTCCGCATTTGGCCATGATGGCTTCCTGGTTGAAGCTGCAGAGATCAGTAAGATACTTGTGGCTTGGATGGATGGTGATCCGGGGGATAAGTAA
- a CDS encoding ATP-binding protein: MRSSYLVSNVLKFWDELAAEYQRRQERAGPSPLKSLTEIGIGVTSLNVVLGYWNSQYGSAFVCLLATASLLVVNYLRLWEREDRAKWLLIGTFNITLFLVCYFAGLKTGTYLYFFPVIFAIIFLIDSRISQELIMIEGLTMLCLALTFVVSPYEISKADPSAYSYHYTFRINLALSLVLTGFVGYSILKTLNKKEADLLSEKAFRDTIFDTSLDGIFIIDLEKGEGMDCNQRALALFALEDKERFCGRPVEEMLGEEFKDKLMLLERAPKANPRPWFGNLEFALHNGQPLYAYTNIVPFEHLGRSYAKVSILDITQVRIAEVETLKAKEKAEKAAKVKSRFLSSMSHELRTPLNAIIGSTNLLLEEPHLQGQKPMLDVLKHSSSHMLELVNDVLDYSKLEAEKMELGSTPFSLEHAFEKVYQMFRSSLIAKGLGFEKQVDPRLNITVIGDELRLSQVLNNLLSNALKFTDQGIVVLKADLVHVSKGIAEVEISITDTGIGIPKEKQNRIFDKFYQTDAKTTRKYGGSGLGLAISKYLVKLMGGEMAVESEPGQGSTFSFRIKLDVEYSSKPAADSQVVEVAPLASLEGIRVLVAEDNPVNMMVVRRFLQKWQVQLYEATNGKEAVQLFGEHAVDIALLDLDMPEMDGETALRLIREINPEMPVIAFTAAVYDHMQNDLEKKGFTDFLPKPFRPEELRQKICAYLKARQSAA; this comes from the coding sequence ATGAGATCAAGTTATCTAGTATCCAATGTCCTTAAATTTTGGGATGAACTGGCTGCAGAATACCAACGCAGGCAGGAAAGGGCTGGTCCGTCCCCGCTCAAATCCCTGACGGAGATAGGGATAGGGGTGACATCGCTCAATGTGGTGCTGGGATATTGGAACAGTCAGTACGGTAGCGCTTTTGTCTGCCTCCTGGCCACAGCTTCCCTTCTGGTTGTTAACTACCTTCGGCTTTGGGAAAGGGAGGACAGGGCTAAATGGTTGCTTATAGGCACCTTCAATATCACCCTATTCCTGGTATGTTATTTTGCTGGCCTGAAAACGGGCACCTACCTCTATTTCTTTCCGGTGATCTTTGCGATAATCTTCCTGATCGATAGCAGGATCAGCCAGGAACTGATCATGATCGAAGGGTTGACCATGCTCTGCCTGGCCCTCACTTTTGTGGTTTCGCCCTATGAGATCAGTAAGGCCGATCCCTCGGCTTACAGTTACCATTATACCTTCCGGATCAACCTGGCCCTGTCACTCGTGTTGACCGGGTTTGTAGGCTATTCCATCCTCAAGACCCTGAACAAGAAGGAAGCCGACCTGCTCAGTGAAAAGGCATTCCGGGATACCATTTTTGACACTTCCCTCGATGGTATTTTCATTATTGACCTGGAGAAAGGAGAGGGTATGGACTGCAACCAGCGGGCCCTGGCCTTGTTTGCGCTGGAGGACAAGGAGCGGTTTTGTGGCAGGCCGGTGGAGGAAATGCTGGGAGAAGAATTCAAGGACAAGCTAATGCTATTGGAAAGGGCGCCAAAGGCAAATCCACGCCCCTGGTTCGGTAACCTGGAATTTGCATTGCACAATGGACAACCGCTCTATGCATATACCAATATTGTACCCTTTGAGCATTTGGGCAGGAGTTATGCCAAAGTGAGTATTTTGGATATTACGCAGGTGCGCATTGCTGAAGTGGAAACGCTTAAGGCCAAAGAGAAGGCAGAGAAGGCCGCAAAGGTTAAGTCGCGATTCCTTTCCTCCATGAGCCATGAATTGCGGACGCCATTGAATGCCATCATCGGGTCTACTAACCTGCTGCTGGAAGAACCTCACCTGCAAGGCCAGAAGCCAATGCTCGATGTATTGAAACATTCTTCTTCCCATATGCTGGAACTGGTGAATGATGTGCTAGATTATAGTAAACTAGAGGCGGAGAAAATGGAACTGGGCAGTACCCCCTTCTCCCTCGAGCATGCTTTTGAAAAAGTATACCAGATGTTCAGGTCTTCGCTTATAGCAAAAGGCCTTGGGTTTGAAAAGCAGGTAGATCCTCGTTTAAACATAACCGTTATAGGTGATGAGTTGAGGCTGAGCCAGGTGCTGAATAACCTTCTTTCCAATGCCCTGAAGTTTACGGACCAGGGAATAGTGGTGCTGAAAGCCGACCTGGTACATGTATCCAAGGGTATCGCTGAAGTAGAGATATCCATAACGGATACAGGTATTGGCATACCTAAGGAAAAGCAAAACCGGATATTTGATAAATTCTATCAAACCGATGCCAAGACCACCCGCAAGTATGGTGGTTCCGGACTTGGACTTGCGATCAGTAAGTACCTGGTAAAATTGATGGGAGGTGAAATGGCAGTGGAGAGCGAGCCTGGCCAGGGTAGTACATTTTCCTTCAGGATCAAACTGGATGTTGAGTATTCATCCAAGCCGGCAGCGGATAGCCAGGTTGTGGAAGTGGCGCCCCTGGCTTCACTGGAAGGTATAAGGGTGCTGGTTGCCGAAGACAACCCTGTCAATATGATGGTTGTCAGAAGATTCCTCCAGAAATGGCAGGTGCAACTCTATGAGGCCACCAATGGAAAGGAAGCGGTTCAATTGTTCGGGGAACATGCCGTGGATATCGCTTTGCTGGACCTTGATATGCCTGAAATGGACGGGGAAACAGCGCTTAGGCTGATCAGGGAGATCAACCCGGAGATGCCGGTGATCGCCTTTACTGCTGCTGTATATGACCATATGCAAAACGACCTGGAGAAGAAGGGGTTCACAGATTTCCTTCCTAAGCCCTTCCGTCCGGAAGAACTCCGGCAAAAGATCTGCGCTTACCTGAAGGCCAGGCAATCTGCTGCTTGA
- the gap gene encoding type I glyceraldehyde-3-phosphate dehydrogenase yields the protein MSTVKVAINGFGRIGRLVYRQIYNMQGIDVVAINDLTSPKVLAHLLKYDSAQGRFDADVKATDDAIIVNGDEVKIYAQKDPSQIPWGNHGVDVVIESTGFFTDKDKAAAHLKAGAKRVVISAPATGDLKTIVFNVNHQILDGSEEIISCASCTTNCLAPMAKTLHDNFGIEIGSMTTVHAYTNDQNTLDAPHAKGDLRRARAAAANIVPNSTGAAKAIGLVLPELKGKLDGGAQRVPTITGSLTELTCILSKKVTLEEVNAAMKAASNESFGYTEDEIVSSDIIGISYGSLFDATQTKVITVGDKQMVKTISWYDNEMSYVSQLVRTVKYFAGLISK from the coding sequence ATGAGCACTGTAAAAGTTGCCATTAATGGTTTCGGTAGGATTGGACGACTGGTTTATCGCCAGATTTATAACATGCAAGGAATTGATGTGGTTGCTATCAATGACCTGACATCTCCAAAAGTGTTAGCCCACCTGCTGAAGTACGATAGTGCCCAGGGCCGGTTTGATGCGGACGTTAAAGCTACAGATGATGCTATCATCGTAAATGGTGATGAGGTTAAGATATATGCTCAGAAAGACCCTTCCCAAATTCCCTGGGGCAACCATGGCGTGGATGTTGTAATTGAAAGCACTGGTTTCTTTACTGATAAGGACAAGGCTGCTGCCCACCTGAAAGCCGGCGCCAAGCGAGTAGTTATCTCTGCTCCTGCAACAGGTGACCTGAAAACAATTGTTTTCAATGTTAACCACCAGATCCTGGATGGTAGCGAAGAGATCATCTCCTGTGCTTCCTGTACCACCAACTGTCTGGCTCCAATGGCCAAGACCCTGCACGACAATTTCGGTATCGAGATCGGTAGCATGACCACCGTTCACGCCTACACCAACGACCAGAATACCCTTGATGCTCCCCATGCAAAAGGTGACCTGCGTCGCGCAAGGGCTGCTGCTGCCAATATCGTTCCCAACAGCACTGGTGCTGCCAAGGCTATCGGTCTTGTTCTCCCTGAACTGAAAGGCAAACTGGATGGTGGTGCACAGCGCGTGCCAACTATCACTGGTTCCCTGACAGAACTGACTTGTATCCTTAGCAAGAAGGTGACATTGGAAGAAGTGAATGCCGCCATGAAGGCAGCCAGCAACGAAAGCTTCGGTTATACTGAAGATGAGATCGTAAGCAGTGATATCATCGGCATCTCTTATGGTTCCCTGTTTGATGCTACCCAGACCAAGGTGATCACTGTTGGCGACAAGCAAATGGTGAAGACCATCAGCTGGTACGATAACGAGATGAGCTATGTTAGCCAGCTGGTTCGTACTGTTAAGTATTTCGCCGGTTTGATCTCCAAATAA